The Caretta caretta isolate rCarCar2 chromosome 10, rCarCar1.hap1, whole genome shotgun sequence genome has a window encoding:
- the BNIP2 gene encoding BCL2/adenovirus E1B 19 kDa protein-interacting protein 2 isoform X2, with product MEGVEFKEEWQDEDFPRPLPEDDNVEADILAAAGRQGPHEVNGNKVRKKLMAPDISLTLDHSEESVLSDDLDESGEVDLDDLDTPSENSNEFEWEDDLPKPKTTEVIRKGSLPEYTAAEEKDDGRRWRMFRIGEQDHRVDMKAIEPYKKVISHGGYYGDGLNAIVVFAVCFMPESNQPNYRYLMDNLFKYVIGTLELLVAENYMIVYLNGATTRRKMPSLGWLRKCYQQIDRSSKFSQKIRYVFTLAELAELIPMEYVGIPECIKQYEEEKFRKKHKRIDQELDGKQEQKSEQ from the exons ATGGAAGGTGTTGAATTTAAGGAAGAGTGGCAAGATGAAGACTTTCCAAG GCCCCTACCAGAGGATGATAATGTTGAAGCAGATATACTAGCTGCAGCTGGTCGACAAGGCCCACATG AAGTGAATGGAAACAAAGTTAGGAAGAAACTAATGGCTCCAGATATTAGTTTAACACTGGATCACAGCGAGGAATCGGTATTGTCTGATGACTTAGATGAGAGTGGGGAGGTCGATTTGGATGATTTAGATACTCCATCTGAGAACAGTAATGAGTTCGAATGGGAAG ATGATCTTCCAAAACCAAAAACTACTGAAGTAATTAGAAAAGGATCGCTTCCTGAATACActgctgcagaggagaaagatgATGGGCGACGCTGGCGTATGTTCAGGATTGGAGAACAGGATCACAGGGTGGACATGAAGGCAATTGAACCCTATAAAAAGGTTATCAGCCACGGAG gTTATTATGGTGATGGGTTAAATGCGATCGTTGTGTTTGCTGTTTGCTTTATGCCTGAAAGCAATCAGCCTAACTACAGATATCTAATGGATAATCTATTTAA ATATGTTATTGGCACTTTGGAACTGTTAGTAGCAGAGAACTATATGATAGTTTACTTAAATGGTGCTACAACACGGAGAAAAATGCCAAGTTTAGGCTGGCTCAGGAAATGTTACCAGCAAATTGATAGAAG CTCAAAATTCAGCCAAAAAATTAGATATGTCTTTACCCTGGCAGAGCTAGCTGAACTCATCCCCATGGAATACGTTGGCATACCAGAATGCATAAAACA GTATGAAGAAGAAAAGTTTAGAAAGAAACACAAAag AATTGACCAAGAGCTTGATGGGAAACAAGAACAGAAAAGTGAACAGTAA
- the BNIP2 gene encoding BCL2/adenovirus E1B 19 kDa protein-interacting protein 2 isoform X4, with product MEGVEFKEEWQDEDFPRPLPEDDNVEADILAAAGRQGPHEVNGNKVRKKLMAPDISLTLDHSEESVLSDDLDESGEVDLDDLDTPSENSNEFEWEDDLPKPKTTEVIRKGSLPEYTAAEEKDDGRRWRMFRIGEQDHRVDMKAIEPYKKVISHGGYYGDGLNAIVVFAVCFMPESNQPNYRYLMDNLFKYVIGTLELLVAENYMIVYLNGATTRRKMPSLGWLRKCYQQIDRRLRKNLKSLIIVHPSWFIRTLLAITKPFISSKFSQKIRYVFTLAELAELIPMEYVGIPECIKQYEEEKFRKKHKRIDQELDGKQEQKSEQ from the exons ATGGAAGGTGTTGAATTTAAGGAAGAGTGGCAAGATGAAGACTTTCCAAG GCCCCTACCAGAGGATGATAATGTTGAAGCAGATATACTAGCTGCAGCTGGTCGACAAGGCCCACATG AAGTGAATGGAAACAAAGTTAGGAAGAAACTAATGGCTCCAGATATTAGTTTAACACTGGATCACAGCGAGGAATCGGTATTGTCTGATGACTTAGATGAGAGTGGGGAGGTCGATTTGGATGATTTAGATACTCCATCTGAGAACAGTAATGAGTTCGAATGGGAAG ATGATCTTCCAAAACCAAAAACTACTGAAGTAATTAGAAAAGGATCGCTTCCTGAATACActgctgcagaggagaaagatgATGGGCGACGCTGGCGTATGTTCAGGATTGGAGAACAGGATCACAGGGTGGACATGAAGGCAATTGAACCCTATAAAAAGGTTATCAGCCACGGAG gTTATTATGGTGATGGGTTAAATGCGATCGTTGTGTTTGCTGTTTGCTTTATGCCTGAAAGCAATCAGCCTAACTACAGATATCTAATGGATAATCTATTTAA ATATGTTATTGGCACTTTGGAACTGTTAGTAGCAGAGAACTATATGATAGTTTACTTAAATGGTGCTACAACACGGAGAAAAATGCCAAGTTTAGGCTGGCTCAGGAAATGTTACCAGCAAATTGATAGAAG GTTAAGGAAAAACCTGAAATCGTTAATAATAGTTCATCCTTCTTGGTTTATCAGAACACTTCTGGCCATCACAAAACCTTTTATTAG CTCAAAATTCAGCCAAAAAATTAGATATGTCTTTACCCTGGCAGAGCTAGCTGAACTCATCCCCATGGAATACGTTGGCATACCAGAATGCATAAAACA GTATGAAGAAGAAAAGTTTAGAAAGAAACACAAAag AATTGACCAAGAGCTTGATGGGAAACAAGAACAGAAAAGTGAACAGTAA
- the BNIP2 gene encoding BCL2/adenovirus E1B 19 kDa protein-interacting protein 2 isoform X1, translating into MEGVEFKEEWQDEDFPRPLPEDDNVEADILAAAGRQGPHEVNGNKVRKKLMAPDISLTLDHSEESVLSDDLDESGEVDLDDLDTPSENSNEFEWEDDLPKPKTTEVIRKGSLPEYTAAEEKDDGRRWRMFRIGEQDHRVDMKAIEPYKKVISHGGYYGDGLNAIVVFAVCFMPESNQPNYRYLMDNLFKYVIGTLELLVAENYMIVYLNGATTRRKMPSLGWLRKCYQQIDRRLRKNLKSLIIVHPSWFIRTLLAITKPFISSKFSQKIRYVFTLAELAELIPMEYVGIPECIKQIDQELDGKQEQKSEQ; encoded by the exons ATGGAAGGTGTTGAATTTAAGGAAGAGTGGCAAGATGAAGACTTTCCAAG GCCCCTACCAGAGGATGATAATGTTGAAGCAGATATACTAGCTGCAGCTGGTCGACAAGGCCCACATG AAGTGAATGGAAACAAAGTTAGGAAGAAACTAATGGCTCCAGATATTAGTTTAACACTGGATCACAGCGAGGAATCGGTATTGTCTGATGACTTAGATGAGAGTGGGGAGGTCGATTTGGATGATTTAGATACTCCATCTGAGAACAGTAATGAGTTCGAATGGGAAG ATGATCTTCCAAAACCAAAAACTACTGAAGTAATTAGAAAAGGATCGCTTCCTGAATACActgctgcagaggagaaagatgATGGGCGACGCTGGCGTATGTTCAGGATTGGAGAACAGGATCACAGGGTGGACATGAAGGCAATTGAACCCTATAAAAAGGTTATCAGCCACGGAG gTTATTATGGTGATGGGTTAAATGCGATCGTTGTGTTTGCTGTTTGCTTTATGCCTGAAAGCAATCAGCCTAACTACAGATATCTAATGGATAATCTATTTAA ATATGTTATTGGCACTTTGGAACTGTTAGTAGCAGAGAACTATATGATAGTTTACTTAAATGGTGCTACAACACGGAGAAAAATGCCAAGTTTAGGCTGGCTCAGGAAATGTTACCAGCAAATTGATAGAAG GTTAAGGAAAAACCTGAAATCGTTAATAATAGTTCATCCTTCTTGGTTTATCAGAACACTTCTGGCCATCACAAAACCTTTTATTAG CTCAAAATTCAGCCAAAAAATTAGATATGTCTTTACCCTGGCAGAGCTAGCTGAACTCATCCCCATGGAATACGTTGGCATACCAGAATGCATAAAACA AATTGACCAAGAGCTTGATGGGAAACAAGAACAGAAAAGTGAACAGTAA
- the BNIP2 gene encoding BCL2/adenovirus E1B 19 kDa protein-interacting protein 2 isoform X3 → MEGVEFKEEWQDEDFPRPLPEDDNVEADILAAAGRQGPHEVNGNKVRKKLMAPDISLTLDHSEESVLSDDLDESGEVDLDDLDTPSENSNEFEWEDDLPKPKTTEVIRKGSLPEYTAAEEKDDGRRWRMFRIGEQDHRVDMKAIEPYKKVISHGGYYGDGLNAIVVFAVCFMPESNQPNYRYLMDNLFKYVIGTLELLVAENYMIVYLNGATTRRKMPSLGWLRKCYQQIDRSSKFSQKIRYVFTLAELAELIPMEYVGIPECIKQIDQELDGKQEQKSEQ, encoded by the exons ATGGAAGGTGTTGAATTTAAGGAAGAGTGGCAAGATGAAGACTTTCCAAG GCCCCTACCAGAGGATGATAATGTTGAAGCAGATATACTAGCTGCAGCTGGTCGACAAGGCCCACATG AAGTGAATGGAAACAAAGTTAGGAAGAAACTAATGGCTCCAGATATTAGTTTAACACTGGATCACAGCGAGGAATCGGTATTGTCTGATGACTTAGATGAGAGTGGGGAGGTCGATTTGGATGATTTAGATACTCCATCTGAGAACAGTAATGAGTTCGAATGGGAAG ATGATCTTCCAAAACCAAAAACTACTGAAGTAATTAGAAAAGGATCGCTTCCTGAATACActgctgcagaggagaaagatgATGGGCGACGCTGGCGTATGTTCAGGATTGGAGAACAGGATCACAGGGTGGACATGAAGGCAATTGAACCCTATAAAAAGGTTATCAGCCACGGAG gTTATTATGGTGATGGGTTAAATGCGATCGTTGTGTTTGCTGTTTGCTTTATGCCTGAAAGCAATCAGCCTAACTACAGATATCTAATGGATAATCTATTTAA ATATGTTATTGGCACTTTGGAACTGTTAGTAGCAGAGAACTATATGATAGTTTACTTAAATGGTGCTACAACACGGAGAAAAATGCCAAGTTTAGGCTGGCTCAGGAAATGTTACCAGCAAATTGATAGAAG CTCAAAATTCAGCCAAAAAATTAGATATGTCTTTACCCTGGCAGAGCTAGCTGAACTCATCCCCATGGAATACGTTGGCATACCAGAATGCATAAAACA AATTGACCAAGAGCTTGATGGGAAACAAGAACAGAAAAGTGAACAGTAA